In the Archaeoglobus neptunius genome, AAGGATCTGAGCTTCACGGTGGAGAGAGGAGAGGTACTGGGGATTATAGGCGAGAACGGTGCAGGAAAATCAACGACACTCAAGATTCTGGCTGGATTGATCGATCCTGACAGCGGTGAGGTGAGGTACTTTGGAAAAAGGATTGACAATGATGTAAAAAGAAGACTGAGCTATCTTCCTGAAATTGACGCCCTTTACGATAACATGTTTGTTTCCGAGTACCTACGTTTTTTTGCGGATATATATGGTGTTGAGAACCCGGATAGGAAAATTCAGGAACTGATGGAAAAACTCAGTCTTCAGGACAGATTGATTGGGAATCTATCCAAGGGGATGAGGAGGAAAGTTTCAATCGCAAGAACGCTGATTCACAATCCAGATGTGCTGATTTACGACGAGCCAACGGGTGGACTCGATCCGAGCACGTCCCTGATGGTGGCAAATTTAATGAGAGAGCTGGCGGAGAGTGGAAAAATAATTGTGTTTTCAGCTCACAATATGTTTTATGTTGAAAAGATAGCGGATAAGG is a window encoding:
- a CDS encoding ABC transporter ATP-binding protein, whose amino-acid sequence is MLEVSGISKKYGDFLALKDLSFTVERGEVLGIIGENGAGKSTTLKILAGLIDPDSGEVRYFGKRIDNDVKRRLSYLPEIDALYDNMFVSEYLRFFADIYGVENPDRKIQELMEKLSLQDRLIGNLSKGMRRKVSIARTLIHNPDVLIYDEPTGGLDPSTSLMVANLMRELAESGKIIVFSAHNMFYVEKIADKVIIMKGGRALYYGGLRELMGRSAYIIEFTIDGRRKSLEVSEVDELVKTVEKIRQEGGTILEIDREVPRLENVYFALMSGNFKNVRKVY